A single genomic interval of Halorubrum aethiopicum harbors:
- a CDS encoding DHH family phosphoesterase, which produces MDDDLIDEAGSPLSRYTKLPGTGFFYPDSLDDERAERRARETVEGSEAVVIADGDADGLACAAMIRETYDAALDVADFEAAIAERTAEDGEDRGVGVVDGDDADGESDDPTADAHTQSPVGLISAGPYSLDTALKRVVAYADDGIDLYVCDLCPDEFEPIEEALDALSASCASIRWFDHHQWDDAVAAAVRERGVDLVVGDSEEECTADVTLRTLDHSFDERWSELAAVTRDHDLWIKEDPRSDDLADYSYWSGGEEYATVIGAYGADLPEVVREYVESRRVEKAARIDAAVERAATHEVGDWHVAVTYGRCSQNEVAEELRERGADAAVIVKPAGSASIRGSDGFRHAHEVAGRVNGGGHPQAAGCKPDIYDDMLDYAHHWTTEGQACKRVILAAFEAVAEEVEADEADEAVADDDQ; this is translated from the coding sequence ATGGACGACGATCTCATCGACGAGGCGGGGAGTCCCCTGTCTCGGTACACCAAACTCCCCGGAACGGGGTTCTTCTATCCGGACTCGCTCGACGACGAACGCGCGGAGCGGCGCGCCCGCGAGACGGTCGAGGGCAGCGAGGCCGTCGTGATCGCCGACGGCGACGCCGACGGCCTCGCCTGCGCGGCGATGATCCGCGAGACGTACGACGCCGCCCTCGATGTGGCCGACTTCGAGGCCGCCATCGCGGAGCGAACCGCCGAGGACGGCGAGGACCGGGGGGTCGGCGTCGTCGACGGCGACGACGCTGACGGCGAATCCGACGACCCCACGGCGGACGCCCACACGCAGTCGCCGGTGGGACTGATCTCGGCCGGGCCGTACTCGCTCGACACCGCCCTCAAGCGCGTCGTCGCGTACGCGGACGACGGGATCGACCTCTACGTCTGTGACCTCTGTCCCGACGAGTTCGAGCCGATCGAGGAGGCCCTGGACGCGCTCTCGGCGTCGTGTGCGTCGATCCGGTGGTTCGACCACCACCAGTGGGATGACGCGGTCGCGGCGGCCGTCCGCGAGCGCGGCGTCGACCTCGTCGTCGGCGACTCCGAAGAGGAGTGTACCGCCGACGTGACCCTCCGAACGCTGGATCACTCCTTCGACGAGCGCTGGAGCGAACTCGCCGCCGTGACCCGTGACCACGACCTCTGGATCAAGGAGGACCCGCGGTCGGACGACTTGGCCGACTACTCCTACTGGTCCGGCGGCGAGGAGTACGCGACCGTGATCGGCGCGTACGGCGCGGACCTCCCCGAGGTCGTCCGCGAGTACGTCGAGTCGCGCCGGGTCGAGAAGGCCGCGCGGATCGACGCCGCCGTCGAGCGCGCCGCCACCCACGAGGTCGGCGACTGGCACGTCGCGGTGACGTACGGCCGGTGTTCACAGAACGAGGTGGCCGAGGAACTTCGCGAGCGTGGAGCCGACGCCGCCGTCATCGTCAAGCCGGCGGGGTCGGCGTCGATCCGCGGCTCCGATGGATTCAGACACGCCCACGAGGTCGCCGGGAGGGTGAACGGCGGCGGCCATCCGCAGGCGGCGGGGTGTAAACCCGACATCTACGACGACATGCTGGATTACGCCCACCACTGGACGACGGAGGGACAGGCGTGTAAACGCGTGATCCTCGCGGCCTTCGAGGCGGTCGCGGAGGAGGTCGAGGCCGACGAGGCCGACGAGGCGGTCGCCGACGACGACCAGTAG
- the thiL gene encoding thiamine-phosphate kinase: MNERDALRRLAAGLSHAGNDAAVVDGTVITTDMLHERTDFPPGTTRYTAGWRAVGASLSDVAAMGAEATAAVAVYADESFDPDELDEFVAGAVDVCAAVDAEYVGGDLDAHAEFTTATTAIGSVVDSDSDTGTGTGAVTRSGASPGEALCVTGEWGRSAAALRLFERGTETAVDRANDLFRFTPRVADGRALGGSATAMMDSSDGLARSLHQLAEASGVGFALDRDALPVHPAVDDVADDEGERFELAAHFGEDFELACTVPEPALERVREACPAGLVRVGSVREADAGVTVDGEPLPDRGYTHG, translated from the coding sequence GTGAACGAGCGCGACGCCCTCCGGAGACTCGCGGCCGGCCTGTCTCACGCCGGCAACGACGCGGCGGTCGTGGACGGCACCGTCATCACCACGGACATGCTCCACGAGCGGACCGACTTCCCGCCGGGGACGACCCGGTACACGGCTGGGTGGCGCGCGGTCGGCGCGTCGCTGTCGGACGTGGCGGCGATGGGCGCGGAGGCGACCGCCGCCGTGGCGGTGTACGCCGACGAGTCGTTCGATCCCGACGAGCTCGACGAGTTCGTCGCCGGCGCGGTCGACGTCTGTGCGGCGGTCGACGCCGAGTACGTCGGCGGCGACCTCGACGCCCACGCGGAGTTCACGACCGCGACGACCGCGATCGGGAGCGTCGTCGACTCCGACTCCGACACCGGCACCGGCACCGGTGCGGTCACCCGGTCCGGCGCGTCGCCCGGCGAGGCGCTCTGTGTCACCGGCGAGTGGGGGCGGTCGGCGGCGGCGCTCCGGCTCTTCGAGCGAGGGACCGAGACCGCCGTCGACCGGGCGAACGACCTCTTCCGGTTCACGCCGCGGGTCGCTGACGGCCGCGCGCTCGGGGGGAGCGCGACGGCCATGATGGACTCCTCGGACGGGCTCGCGCGGTCGCTCCACCAGCTCGCGGAGGCGAGCGGGGTCGGGTTCGCGCTCGACCGCGACGCGCTCCCCGTTCACCCCGCCGTCGACGACGTGGCCGACGACGAGGGGGAGCGGTTCGAGCTCGCCGCACACTTCGGCGAGGACTTCGAGCTCGCGTGTACGGTTCCGGAGCCGGCCCTTGAGCGGGTCCGGGAGGCGTGTCCGGCCGGGCTCGTCCGCGTCGGATCGGTCCGCGAGGCGGACGCCGGCGTCACCGTCGACGGCGAGCCGCTGCCGGACCGCGGGTACACCCACGGGTGA
- a CDS encoding PspA/IM30 family protein, whose amino-acid sequence MGILSRASYVIRSKVNALLNRAEDPTESLDYSYEQMRDELQDVKQGIADLTTQKKRLEIQKRKLEENVEKHNRQAREAVQQDRDDLARKALEKKKSKMTQIEELEGQIAKLNDTQEQLVEKKNKLQNRIEEFRTKKETMKARYEAAEASSRVSEAMTGVGDEMEDVSRSIERAEERTEEMEARAEAMDELEETGAFEDALSDKDNIDRELEELSTDSEVDAELETLKGELGKADASSGDADAEAESTDEEIDAELDDIQADIDGADLEEDLAEEDVEVDLEELEESETNADEQRS is encoded by the coding sequence ATGGGAATCCTCTCGCGCGCCTCCTACGTCATCCGCTCAAAGGTGAACGCCCTCCTCAATCGGGCCGAGGACCCGACCGAGTCGCTCGACTACTCCTACGAGCAGATGCGCGACGAGCTTCAGGACGTCAAACAGGGGATCGCGGACCTCACGACCCAGAAGAAGCGCCTGGAGATCCAGAAACGCAAGCTCGAGGAGAACGTCGAGAAGCACAACCGACAGGCTCGGGAGGCGGTCCAGCAGGACCGCGACGACCTCGCGCGGAAGGCCTTAGAGAAGAAGAAGTCGAAGATGACCCAGATCGAGGAGCTGGAGGGACAGATCGCGAAGCTGAACGACACCCAGGAGCAGCTCGTCGAGAAGAAGAACAAGCTCCAGAACCGCATCGAGGAGTTCCGGACGAAGAAGGAGACGATGAAGGCCCGCTACGAGGCGGCGGAGGCCTCCTCGCGCGTCTCGGAGGCGATGACGGGCGTCGGCGACGAGATGGAGGACGTGAGCCGATCGATCGAGCGGGCCGAGGAGCGCACCGAGGAGATGGAGGCGCGCGCGGAGGCGATGGACGAGCTCGAGGAGACCGGCGCGTTCGAGGACGCGCTCTCGGACAAGGACAACATCGACCGCGAGCTGGAGGAGCTCTCGACGGACAGCGAGGTCGACGCCGAACTGGAGACGCTCAAGGGCGAGCTCGGCAAGGCCGACGCCTCGAGCGGCGACGCCGACGCCGAGGCCGAGAGCACGGACGAGGAGATCGACGCCGAACTCGACGATATCCAGGCCGACATCGACGGCGCGGACCTCGAGGAGGATCTCGCCGAGGAGGACGTCGAAGTCGACCTCGAGGAGCTCGAGGAGTCCGAGACCAACGCGGACGAACAGCGCAGCTGA
- a CDS encoding sugar phosphate isomerase/epimerase family protein — MDIGVLTVPFGGESIEDAFAYLSGLDVDAVELGVGGFPGEDHVDREAYLADESKRAALADLLDAHDLRVSALATHNNPLHPDDERAAEADRELREAIELADLLGVDTVTCFSGLPAGAPGDSTPNWITAPWPTEHAEAHEYQWEEVAIPYWSDLAEHAEHHGVDVAIEMHPNMLVYEPTGMLALREATNDRVGANFDPSHLYWQGIDVTEAIRFLGERDAIHHVHAKDTKVYESNARVKGVLDTADYTEEPDRSWLFRSIGYGHGEAHWKDVVSTLRMVGYEGALSIEHEDSLTSPREGLEKAVDVLSRAVFETQPGDAYWAE; from the coding sequence ATGGACATCGGCGTACTGACCGTTCCGTTCGGTGGAGAATCGATCGAGGACGCGTTCGCGTACCTCTCGGGACTCGACGTCGACGCGGTCGAACTCGGCGTCGGCGGCTTCCCCGGCGAGGACCACGTCGACCGCGAGGCGTACCTCGCCGACGAGTCGAAGCGGGCGGCGCTCGCCGACCTGCTCGACGCACACGACCTGCGCGTCTCCGCGCTGGCGACCCACAACAACCCGCTCCATCCCGACGACGAGCGCGCCGCGGAGGCGGACCGGGAACTGCGCGAGGCGATCGAGTTGGCCGACCTGCTCGGCGTCGACACCGTCACCTGCTTCTCCGGACTGCCCGCGGGCGCACCCGGCGACTCGACGCCCAACTGGATCACGGCTCCGTGGCCGACGGAGCACGCGGAGGCCCACGAGTACCAGTGGGAGGAGGTCGCGATCCCGTACTGGAGCGATCTCGCCGAACACGCCGAACACCACGGCGTCGACGTCGCCATCGAGATGCACCCGAACATGCTGGTGTACGAGCCGACCGGCATGCTCGCGCTCCGGGAGGCGACGAACGACCGAGTGGGCGCGAACTTCGATCCTTCCCACCTCTACTGGCAGGGGATCGACGTCACCGAGGCGATCCGCTTCCTGGGCGAGCGGGACGCGATCCACCACGTTCACGCGAAGGACACGAAGGTCTACGAGTCGAACGCCCGCGTAAAGGGCGTTCTCGACACGGCCGACTACACCGAGGAGCCGGACCGCTCGTGGCTGTTCCGCTCGATCGGGTACGGGCATGGGGAGGCCCACTGGAAGGACGTGGTCTCGACGCTCCGGATGGTCGGCTACGAGGGTGCGCTCTCGATCGAACACGAGGACTCGCTTACCTCCCCGCGCGAGGGGTTGGAGAAGGCCGTCGACGTGCTCTCGCGGGCCGTCTTCGAGACCCAACCGGGCGACGCCTACTGGGCGGAGTGA
- a CDS encoding Gfo/Idh/MocA family protein gives MTDDPLKIGVLGYRFMGKAHANALARLPMFFPDAPAIERHTLVGRDEEALAAAADRFGFAHTETDWADAIEAVDVFYNLGPNHVHVEPSVAALEAGVPVLCEKPLAPTLEGAERMCEAAADADVPAGCAFNYRFVPAIRHARDLIADGEIGEVRHVRGRYLQDWLADPDAPWAWRLDADLAGSGALGDLGAHSIDLAQFLVGDAVDGIDRVSGHLETFVAERPVLDDDGAVEEYRDVTVDDAFSAQVAYESGAMGTFEASRFATGHKNDHTIEVHGSAGSLRFSLERLNELEVLREGDRGYETVLVTDESDPYVDRWWPPGHVLGWEHTFVHENYEFLSAVAEGGEFSPSFEEGYRVQRTLDAIERSDERREWVSVE, from the coding sequence ATGACCGACGACCCACTGAAGATCGGCGTTCTGGGGTATCGATTCATGGGCAAAGCGCACGCGAACGCGCTGGCGCGGCTTCCGATGTTCTTCCCCGACGCGCCCGCCATCGAGCGGCACACGCTCGTCGGGCGCGACGAGGAGGCGCTCGCGGCGGCGGCCGACCGGTTCGGCTTCGCCCACACCGAGACCGACTGGGCCGACGCCATCGAGGCGGTCGACGTCTTCTACAACCTCGGGCCGAACCACGTCCACGTCGAGCCGTCGGTCGCCGCGCTGGAGGCGGGCGTCCCCGTCCTCTGTGAGAAGCCGCTCGCGCCCACCCTCGAGGGGGCCGAACGGATGTGCGAGGCGGCCGCGGACGCCGACGTTCCCGCCGGCTGCGCGTTCAACTACCGGTTCGTCCCGGCGATCCGGCACGCGCGGGACCTGATCGCGGACGGCGAGATCGGCGAGGTCCGACACGTCCGCGGGCGGTACCTCCAGGACTGGCTCGCCGACCCCGACGCGCCCTGGGCGTGGCGGCTGGACGCCGACCTCGCCGGCTCGGGCGCGCTCGGCGATCTCGGCGCGCACTCGATCGACCTCGCGCAGTTCCTCGTCGGGGACGCCGTCGACGGGATCGACCGCGTCTCCGGTCACCTCGAGACGTTCGTCGCGGAGCGCCCCGTCCTCGACGACGACGGGGCCGTCGAGGAGTACCGCGACGTGACCGTCGACGACGCGTTCTCGGCGCAGGTCGCCTACGAGTCCGGCGCGATGGGCACCTTCGAGGCGTCGCGGTTCGCGACGGGACACAAGAACGACCACACGATCGAGGTCCACGGATCGGCGGGCAGCCTGCGGTTCTCGCTCGAGCGGCTGAACGAACTGGAGGTGCTCCGCGAGGGGGACCGCGGCTACGAGACGGTGCTCGTCACCGACGAGTCGGATCCGTACGTCGACCGCTGGTGGCCGCCGGGCCACGTGCTCGGCTGGGAGCACACGTTCGTCCACGAGAACTACGAGTTCCTCTCCGCGGTCGCCGAGGGCGGCGAGTTCTCGCCGTCGTTCGAGGAGGGATATCGAGTCCAGCGCACCCTCGACGCGATCGAACGGTCCGACGAGCGCCGCGAGTGGGTCTCGGTGGAGTAG
- a CDS encoding type IV pilin translates to MSGYREDERGFAPMAGTGILVGIVVLVLAVVGAAVFGLIDGVAPPDAEFEVDRENESLVVTAVGPDPIPAEELYVRGEDPDDSVTFGGWPGEGVVRPGDRVTVPNATGDETVEVVWEPVAFDRSETLGSYEPEEDSAIDEWAEENGAEAAPVAA, encoded by the coding sequence ATGAGCGGGTACCGAGAGGACGAACGGGGGTTCGCGCCGATGGCGGGGACCGGGATCCTCGTCGGGATCGTGGTGTTGGTGCTGGCGGTCGTCGGCGCGGCGGTGTTCGGACTCATCGACGGCGTCGCCCCGCCGGACGCGGAGTTCGAGGTCGACCGGGAAAACGAGAGCCTCGTCGTCACCGCGGTCGGTCCGGATCCGATCCCGGCCGAGGAGCTGTACGTCCGCGGGGAGGATCCCGACGACTCCGTGACCTTCGGCGGCTGGCCCGGCGAGGGCGTCGTCCGCCCGGGAGACCGGGTGACGGTGCCGAACGCCACCGGCGACGAGACCGTGGAGGTCGTCTGGGAGCCGGTCGCGTTCGACCGGAGCGAGACGCTCGGCAGCTACGAGCCCGAGGAAGACTCCGCGATCGACGAGTGGGCGGAGGAGAACGGCGCGGAAGCCGCGCCGGTCGCGGCGTGA
- a CDS encoding YIP1 family protein produces MNSWIENPEGGRDRGLRALGRAWVEVLVRPRRFFANGVAPGDQAPGLTFAAAVAAVFVTGWVATEPTVVPGIAESAALSAAVVVLLVTALAAPVGLHLTAALATVSLVIASLQIDDGLSFRERGGVSETVQVVAYASAPMALAGPPIPALRVVCGGYATLLLLLGVHAVHGTSPLRTLLAGLPAATFGYGIGYRVVAAARTLLG; encoded by the coding sequence GTGAACTCGTGGATCGAGAACCCGGAGGGCGGGCGGGACCGCGGTCTCCGGGCGCTGGGACGCGCGTGGGTCGAGGTGCTCGTTCGACCGCGACGCTTCTTCGCCAACGGGGTCGCTCCGGGCGACCAGGCTCCCGGGCTGACGTTCGCGGCGGCCGTCGCCGCCGTCTTCGTCACCGGATGGGTCGCGACCGAGCCGACCGTGGTGCCGGGGATCGCCGAGAGCGCGGCGCTCTCCGCGGCCGTCGTCGTGTTGCTCGTCACGGCGCTCGCGGCCCCCGTCGGACTCCACCTGACCGCCGCGCTCGCGACGGTATCGCTCGTGATCGCCAGCCTACAGATCGACGACGGGCTCTCGTTTCGCGAGCGCGGCGGCGTGAGCGAGACGGTACAGGTGGTCGCGTACGCGAGCGCGCCGATGGCGCTCGCCGGCCCGCCGATCCCGGCCCTCCGGGTCGTCTGCGGCGGATACGCGACGCTGTTGTTGCTGTTGGGCGTCCACGCGGTCCACGGGACCTCCCCGCTCCGGACGCTGCTCGCCGGACTTCCGGCGGCGACGTTCGGGTACGGGATCGGCTACCGGGTCGTGGCCGCGGCGCGGACGCTTCTGGGCTGA
- a CDS encoding DHH family phosphoesterase: protein MGSCIICGVDVDGGGRICRSHQEDVVFDFRGDSPDQLVANRFYRGVVDGYAEFGVFIDLAPGVTGLLHRSELDRRLDSLEWEPGDDVFVQVKGVRDNGNIDLSWSIRQADREFRGALVQDGETEYVPGEDADEDETADDADEEPEATPDAAGNERSEETDAAVAAAVSGSSGNSDDSDDTEVNADETAADETTAEETDANETTAEETDANETTTEETEADETAADETTVEGSDEADDADAEYERVDIETLPDLVDETVRLEGEVVSTRQTGGPTIFELRDATGVVDAAAFVEPGVRAYPEVEVGDAIRIDGEVERRRGDIQVETEALAVLEGEEAEAVRRRLAEALTAKARPEGLQPLAGDEAVAELGEGLLDAAEAVRRAVLESRPVVVRHPATADGYVAGAAVERAVLPLIRDEHAKSDAEYHYFTRRPTEEPVYDMDAATNDVTRMLQDRDRHDEKLPLFLLVGTGSTVESADGLDLLSVYDVEAVVVDAAVADPETREQVDTLVSPELADVDDDLSTGALAASLASAINDEIRSDLVHLPAVSYWADAPDRYVDLARDAGYDRERIAELREAVALEAYYQSYQDKRELIADLLFEDGGDLAAHVSEQFREKLETEIETASANVVTESVDGVEFALLDTDEYTHRFDFPPTPLLLDDLHRRRANGDAFATVGIGTDELYVRSTADLSVREVAARADEIAPAADVSTAGLREGKIGFLSGERDAVEDAVVAAIAEQF, encoded by the coding sequence ATGGGATCCTGTATCATCTGTGGCGTCGACGTGGACGGCGGCGGCCGTATCTGCCGCTCACACCAAGAGGACGTGGTCTTCGACTTCCGCGGCGACAGCCCGGACCAGCTCGTCGCGAACCGCTTCTACCGCGGCGTCGTCGACGGCTACGCCGAGTTCGGCGTGTTCATCGACCTCGCGCCGGGAGTCACGGGACTGCTCCACCGCTCGGAGCTCGACAGGCGGCTCGACAGCCTCGAGTGGGAGCCGGGCGACGACGTGTTCGTCCAGGTGAAAGGCGTCCGTGACAACGGGAACATCGACCTCTCGTGGTCGATCCGGCAGGCCGACCGCGAGTTCCGCGGGGCGCTCGTCCAGGACGGCGAGACCGAGTACGTGCCCGGCGAGGACGCCGACGAGGACGAAACCGCGGACGACGCCGACGAGGAGCCGGAGGCGACCCCCGACGCCGCGGGAAATGAGCGCTCCGAGGAGACCGACGCGGCCGTCGCAGCCGCCGTGTCGGGATCCTCGGGCAACTCGGACGACTCGGACGACACCGAGGTGAACGCGGACGAGACGGCCGCGGACGAAACGACCGCCGAGGAAACGGACGCGAACGAAACGACCGCCGAGGAAACGGACGCGAACGAAACGACTACCGAGGAGACGGAAGCGGACGAAACGGCCGCCGACGAGACGACCGTCGAGGGGAGCGACGAGGCCGACGACGCCGACGCGGAGTACGAGCGCGTCGATATCGAGACCCTTCCCGATCTCGTCGACGAGACGGTCCGGTTGGAGGGCGAGGTCGTGAGCACGCGCCAGACGGGCGGCCCGACCATCTTCGAGCTCCGCGACGCGACCGGCGTCGTCGACGCGGCCGCCTTCGTCGAGCCCGGCGTCCGAGCGTACCCCGAGGTCGAGGTCGGCGACGCGATCCGGATCGACGGCGAGGTCGAGCGCCGCCGCGGCGACATCCAGGTGGAGACGGAGGCGCTCGCGGTGCTCGAGGGCGAGGAGGCCGAGGCGGTCCGCCGCCGGCTCGCCGAGGCGCTCACCGCGAAGGCCCGCCCTGAGGGGCTCCAGCCGCTCGCGGGCGACGAGGCCGTCGCCGAACTCGGCGAGGGACTGCTCGACGCCGCCGAGGCGGTCCGGCGGGCGGTCCTCGAGTCGCGACCCGTCGTGGTGCGTCACCCGGCCACCGCAGACGGCTACGTCGCCGGCGCGGCCGTCGAGCGCGCCGTGCTCCCGCTGATTCGCGACGAGCACGCGAAAAGCGACGCGGAGTACCACTACTTCACCCGCCGACCGACGGAGGAGCCGGTGTACGACATGGACGCGGCGACGAACGACGTCACCCGCATGCTCCAGGACCGCGACCGGCACGACGAGAAGCTCCCGCTCTTCTTGCTCGTCGGCACCGGCTCGACCGTCGAGTCCGCCGACGGGCTCGACCTGCTCTCCGTCTACGACGTGGAGGCGGTGGTCGTCGACGCCGCGGTCGCGGACCCCGAGACGCGCGAGCAGGTCGACACGCTCGTGTCGCCGGAGCTCGCCGACGTCGACGACGACCTCTCGACGGGCGCGCTCGCCGCCTCGCTCGCCTCGGCGATCAACGACGAGATCCGCTCCGACCTCGTCCACCTGCCCGCCGTGAGCTACTGGGCGGACGCGCCGGACCGGTACGTCGACCTCGCGCGCGACGCGGGGTACGACCGCGAGCGCATCGCGGAGCTCCGCGAGGCGGTGGCGCTCGAGGCGTACTACCAGTCGTACCAGGACAAACGCGAGCTCATCGCCGACCTGCTGTTCGAGGACGGCGGCGACCTCGCCGCGCACGTCTCCGAGCAGTTCCGCGAGAAGCTCGAGACCGAGATCGAGACCGCGAGCGCCAACGTCGTCACGGAGTCCGTCGACGGCGTCGAGTTCGCGCTGCTCGACACCGACGAGTACACCCACCGGTTCGACTTCCCGCCGACGCCGCTGCTCCTGGACGACCTCCACCGGCGGCGCGCGAACGGCGACGCGTTCGCCACGGTCGGCATCGGCACCGACGAGCTGTACGTCCGGTCGACCGCGGACCTGTCGGTGCGGGAGGTCGCCGCCCGCGCGGACGAGATCGCCCCCGCCGCGGACGTCTCGACCGCCGGGCTCCGCGAGGGGAAGATCGGCTTCCTCTCGGGCGAGCGCGACGCCGTCGAGGACGCCGTCGTCGCCGCAATCGCCGAGCAGTTCTAG
- the fer gene encoding ferredoxin Fer, with the protein MVSPFDVLDLEEDADDADVERAYRERVKEAHPDTGGSVEEFQLVRRAYRELSERDLNGAGTNGTDSDDPADIDLTEEEGTGSIRVEFLDYEVIADRGWDLTDDDLFARAADADLAPADHGRLLVEPDESLLEAAENRGFSWPFSCRGGACANCAVYLAEGELSQPANHILSEEHAERGFRLSCNGYPLSDELKVVFNVKHLPELDELRLPPGPFRRATSE; encoded by the coding sequence ATGGTCTCCCCGTTCGACGTGTTGGACCTCGAGGAGGACGCGGACGACGCCGACGTCGAACGGGCCTACCGCGAGCGCGTGAAGGAGGCGCATCCCGACACGGGCGGGTCGGTGGAGGAGTTCCAACTGGTCAGGCGGGCGTACCGGGAACTCTCCGAGCGCGACCTGAACGGCGCGGGAACGAACGGGACCGACAGCGACGATCCCGCCGACATCGACCTCACGGAAGAGGAGGGAACCGGCTCGATCCGGGTGGAGTTCCTCGATTACGAGGTCATCGCCGACCGCGGGTGGGACCTCACCGACGACGACCTCTTCGCGAGGGCGGCCGACGCCGACCTCGCGCCGGCCGACCACGGCCGCCTCCTCGTCGAACCCGACGAGAGCCTGCTCGAGGCCGCCGAGAACCGCGGGTTCTCCTGGCCCTTCTCGTGTCGCGGCGGCGCGTGCGCGAACTGCGCCGTCTACCTCGCCGAGGGCGAGCTCTCCCAGCCCGCGAACCACATCCTCTCGGAGGAGCACGCCGAGCGCGGCTTCCGGCTCTCGTGTAACGGCTACCCGCTCTCCGACGAGCTGAAGGTCGTCTTCAACGTCAAACACCTCCCCGAACTGGACGAGCTGCGGCTGCCGCCCGGTCCGTTCCGGCGGGCGACCTCGGAGTGA